From a single Arachis hypogaea cultivar Tifrunner chromosome 3, arahy.Tifrunner.gnm2.J5K5, whole genome shotgun sequence genomic region:
- the LOC112772700 gene encoding protein OSB4, chloroplastic-like has product MDSLSIDLKPELKHSTNDLKKVRDSSLAPWTDLLDDPKQWTDYRDSKRDGQVNPRFPDFKRKDGNGALWLNNAPKWVLSRLQELKFDVPAVKSKQAKDFKELSAKHERRPQRGGRGRRRREKESL; this is encoded by the exons ATGGATTCCTTGTCAATTGATTTGAAACCTGAATTGAAGCACTCAACAA ATGATTTAAAGAAAGTTAGAGACTCTTCACTTGCTCCTTGGACTGATCTTTTGGATGACCCAAAGCAGTGGACTGATTACCGTGACAGCAAACGTGATGGGCAG GTGAATCCTAGGTTCCCTGACTTCAAACGCAAGGATGGGAACGGTGCCCTATGGCTTAACAACGCTCCAAAGTGGGTTTTATCTAGACTCCAAGAACTGAAATTTGATGTTCCAGCTGTAAAATCAAAACAAGCAAAGGACTTTAAAG AGTTGAGCGCGAAGCACGAGCGGCGACCACAGAGAGGAGGCAGAGGACGCAGAAGGAGGGAGAAGGAGAGCTTGTAA
- the LOC112772708 gene encoding uncharacterized protein, translated as MEMRAVEGASEQVREQNAKEEEEQGTFDLENGQMKFEEKVMSDHNNNGNKEFQASKFERLNPTNPLRIVINNATRVASLSPDHLHQSQQPPPSQPSSTPSIPQISNCDTEFKKIYQQDYPVSVPSSHVLEFLSLHYGLYACWVHNRIKFCIKILTLSLKPVFKFHDLNQPTFYMLGAALFWMSLWSLAVIGALNFYLPSLVIIALVLSLAWTSKIMRNVVNISVSRVVALYYLRGMQSSTKFGFLRALTRNLGSACLGSLFVPAIEATKVVARFLNLVEGEDEFLFCCARCCFRVMESIFRYGNGWAYVQIAAYGKGFVAASQDTWSLFKRLEMEPIVDSDITSSICFLSGVSIASICVIAVSPWISQLYQNFTATLSLLTFFIGYLLTRIAMALPQACVSC; from the exons ATGGAGATGAGAGCAGTTGAGGGAGCTTCTGAACAAGTGAGAGAACAAAATGCAAAGGAGGAAGAGGAACAAGGAACATTTGACTTGGAGAATGGACAAATGAAGTTTGAAGAGAAAGTGATGAGTGATCATAATAATAATGGTAATAAAGAATTTCAAGCCTCCAAGTTTgagaggttgaatcccacaaacCCTTTAAGGATTGTGATCAACAATGCCACCAGAGTTGCTTCTCTTTCTCCTGATCATCTTCATCAATCTCAACAACCACCACCTTCTCAGCCTTCTTCTACTCCATCAATTCCCCAAATAT CAAACTGTGACACTGAATTCAAGAAGATATACCAACAAGATTACCCTGTTTCTGTTCCTTCTTCACAT GTGTTGGAGTTTCTCTCATTGCATTATGGTTTATATGCATGTTGGGTTCATAATAGAATCAAATTTTGCATCAAAATTCTAACACTTTCACTTAAACCTGTTTTCAAGTTCCATGATCTGAACCAGCCAACTTTTTACATGCTTGGTGCTGCATTGTTTTGGATGTCACTGTGGAGTTTAGCAGTGATTGGTGCATTGAATTTCTATTTGCCTTCTTTGGTGATCATTGCTTTGGTTTTGAGCTTGGCTTGGACTTCAAAGATTATGAGGAATGTTGTGAACATTAGTGTTAGTAGAGTTGTTGCTTTGTATTATCTTAGGGGAATGCAATCTAGCACAAAGTTTGGATTCTTGAGGGCATTGACAAGGAACCTTGGGAGTGCTTGTTTGGGATCTCTGTTCGTGCCAGCGATCGAGGCGACAAAGGTTGTTGCTAGGTTTCTGAATTTGGTTGAGGGGGAAGATGAGTTCTTGTTTTGTTGTGCTAGGTGTTGTTTCAGAGTCATGGAATCTATCTTCAGATATGGGAATGGTTGGGCCTATGTTCAG ATAGCTGCCTATGGTAAAGGTTTTGTAGCTGCATCCCAAGACACCTGGTCCCTGTTTAAGAGACTTGAAATGGAACCAATTGTAGACTCCGATATAACTAGCTCAATTTGTTTCCTCTCTGGGGTTAGCATTGCCTCAATCTGTGTCATTGCAGTGTCTCCTTGGATCTCCCAATTGTACCAAAATTTCACTGCCACCCTCTCCCTTCTCACATTCTTCATTGGATACCTTCTG ACTAGGATTGCCATGGCACTACCTCAAGCATGTGTGAGTTGTTGA